TGGTTTTTCAAGCCTTGCGCCATCTCGGGCAAGGAATTGTGGACGAAAAGGTGATTGGTTTGATTCGCAAAGCCCTCACCCGAGAGCAAAGAAGAGCGTTGCTTTCAGATGCACGTTACACGACGGATTGGATAGCAGTTGCGATCTCAAAGATCTCTCAGGACGAAATCAGAGTTGCTGAAAATGGATGACGTCGCCCGACTTTCGATAGCTGATCGAAGTGATCTGTTCAGGGAATCTGCACGATCTCGTGGTCTGACCGCGGCGATCATTGAAAAAGATTTCTGGGTGTGCTGGACACTTAAAAGAATTTTCAGCCTGCCGGAGCTTCCATCCGGATTGCTTTTCAAAGGCGGTACTTCCCTGTCCAAAGTATTTGGTATCATTGATCGTTTTTCTGAAGATGTAGATTTGTCTTTCGATAGATCGGGGCTGGGATTTGCGGGTGACAACGATCCTCAAAGAGCGTCTTCCGGAAAGAAACGAAAACAGGGTCTAAAGGCGTTGGAAGAAACCTGCCAGCGGGTGATCCGGAACCAACTCTTGCCCAGACTCCACGAATCGTTCAGAAATGCCTTGGGCGAATCCTGGGATTCCTCCTGGAATCTTCAGTTGGCTGCGGATGACCAGGATGGTCAGACTTTGTTGTTCCACTACCCGACAACCAGCCAGGATGGGCAAACCGATGCTCTGGCGTATATCCGTTCTTCAGTTCGACTGGAGATAGGGGCAAGATCGGAGAACTGGCCTGCACGGGATGCCACAATCGTGCCTTATGTATCCCAGGATTTTCCCTCGATCCTCAAAGAGCCTGGATGTCGGGTTGATGTTCTGGCGGCCGAGCGAACATTCTGGGAAAAAATCACATTGCTGCACATGTGGCATCACGCTCCCGCGCGTAAAAAATTCCGGGATCGACAGTCGCGACATTATTTCGACGTCGTTCGGCTTCACGAACACGAGATTGGAAAAGCGGCAATCAAGGATATTGAGCTGTTCTTGAAGGTGGCTAAACACAAGGAGATCTTTTTCCCTGCTGCATGGGCGCGGTATGCGGAGGCGAGGCCGGGATCACTTTGTCTGGTGCCACCTAAAACTCGTTTGCCCGAATTAGAACGAGATTATCGTCTCATGAGTGAAATGATCTTCGGCGAGAAGCCTACATTCGATGAGCTATTGGCAAAGCTGCGAGGTATCGAAGCACAAATCAATGAAAAGGCGGGAGGATAGGCGGTTTTGCGGGCTCATGAGTTTCCAAAGCAAAATGAACGGATGGCGTCTTAATGGCTTCTAAGGTCATCAAATTCACGATTTCCACTATGTAAAATTTGATGATCTGATGACCTCTCTAGGGGTTTGCCGGACACAGAAGGTGTTTCAAGTTACAAATATCCATTCGGATTGGACCGCCTCTTACGCAAGCAACTCTCAAGCCGAAAGCGTATTTTTCGATGCCGATCTTCAAAATCTCTGTAAAATTCATCTTTTGACGAAATGACGACTAGCACAGGGTTCGCAATTCATGCCGGAATCGATTCCAATATCCATCGCCAAGGAAACCCAAGAACGGTATCTGCGGTATGCGCTCTCGGTCATAACTTCTCGCGCGTTGCCCGACGTTCGCGACGGCCTGAAACCGGTGCAACGGCGTATCCTCTACGCCATGCAGCACGAACTGCGACTGGATTTCGAGAATAAAGCCAAAAAGTGCGCTTCCATCGTCGGCGATGTGATGGGTAAATACCACCCCCACGGCGACTCGGCCATTTATGAAGCTCTGGTCCGCATGGCCCAGAACTGGATGATGCTCGTCCCCCTGGTACACGGTCAGGGGAACTTCGGCTCGATCATGGGCGACAGCCCGGGCGCCTTCCGTTATACCGAAGCCAAACTGGCGAAGGCCGCTTCCTACCTGATGCGCGAATTGCGTCAGGAAACGGTTCCCCTACGCTATACGTTCGACAACGAACATATGGAACCGGTCGTGCTGCCCGCCGAGTTTCCCAATTTGCTGGTGAATGGCTCCTCGGGTATCGCGGTCGGTATGGCCACCAATATCCCCCCCCATAACCTGGGGGAGGTCATTCGAGCGGCTATTCTGCTCATCGATCAACCCGACGCCAGCACAGCCGTGATCATGGATAAGATCAAGGGCCCCGATTTCCCCAAGGGCGGCAAGATTATCAGCGACCGCACAACGCTGCGAAAGATCTACGAGTGCGGAAACGGCAGCATCAAGGTTCAAGGGGAATGGAAGCTGGAGGGGGCGGGGACCAAGAAGCCCCAGATCGTCATAACCTCCATTCCTTACGCCGTGAACGCCGGTAAGCTGGAAGGGGATATCGGCGCGATCATCGAAGCCCGTAAACTGCCGCAGGCTCTGGGCGTCACTGATGAATCGAACGAAAAAGATGGTTTCCGAATCACCATCGATTTGAAACCGGATGCCGATCCGGCCATGGTCATGGCGTACCTATACAAGAATACGCAGCTTCAGGATACTTTCTCCTTCAATCTGACCTGTCTGGTGCCCAACGAATCCGGAAGCCTGATTCCGCGACAGATCACGCTGAAGGAAATGCTCCAGCACTTCCTCGATTTCCGTTTCGATACGGTCAAAAAGCGATTCGAGTACGAGCTTCGAATTCTGAAACGAAGAATTCACATCCTCGAAGGTTTCCGGATTATCTTCAATGCGCTCGACGAGGCGATCAAGATCATCCGCAACTCCACAGGTAAGAAGGATGCCGCCGAGAAACTGATCGCCCGCTTCGAATTGGATGCAGATCAGACAGAAGCGATCCTGGAATCGCAGCTCTATAAGATCGCCACCATGGAGATCCAGAAGATTCTGGATGAACTGCGCGAGAAGAAGAAAGAAGCCAAACGGATTCAAGAAATACTGGATTCGAAGACG
The genomic region above belongs to Telmatocola sphagniphila and contains:
- a CDS encoding nucleotidyl transferase AbiEii/AbiGii toxin family protein → MDDVARLSIADRSDLFRESARSRGLTAAIIEKDFWVCWTLKRIFSLPELPSGLLFKGGTSLSKVFGIIDRFSEDVDLSFDRSGLGFAGDNDPQRASSGKKRKQGLKALEETCQRVIRNQLLPRLHESFRNALGESWDSSWNLQLAADDQDGQTLLFHYPTTSQDGQTDALAYIRSSVRLEIGARSENWPARDATIVPYVSQDFPSILKEPGCRVDVLAAERTFWEKITLLHMWHHAPARKKFRDRQSRHYFDVVRLHEHEIGKAAIKDIELFLKVAKHKEIFFPAAWARYAEARPGSLCLVPPKTRLPELERDYRLMSEMIFGEKPTFDELLAKLRGIEAQINEKAGG
- a CDS encoding DNA gyrase/topoisomerase IV subunit A yields the protein MPESIPISIAKETQERYLRYALSVITSRALPDVRDGLKPVQRRILYAMQHELRLDFENKAKKCASIVGDVMGKYHPHGDSAIYEALVRMAQNWMMLVPLVHGQGNFGSIMGDSPGAFRYTEAKLAKAASYLMRELRQETVPLRYTFDNEHMEPVVLPAEFPNLLVNGSSGIAVGMATNIPPHNLGEVIRAAILLIDQPDASTAVIMDKIKGPDFPKGGKIISDRTTLRKIYECGNGSIKVQGEWKLEGAGTKKPQIVITSIPYAVNAGKLEGDIGAIIEARKLPQALGVTDESNEKDGFRITIDLKPDADPAMVMAYLYKNTQLQDTFSFNLTCLVPNESGSLIPRQITLKEMLQHFLDFRFDTVKKRFEYELRILKRRIHILEGFRIIFNALDEAIKIIRNSTGKKDAAEKLIARFELDADQTEAILESQLYKIATMEIQKILDELREKKKEAKRIQEILDSKTKLWGVIKDEMRILEETMGERRRTRMASDEDVLEFDEEAYIVRENTNLVLTRDGWIKRVGRLASIETTRVREGDEVIAVVPGSTLDHAVFFADDGTAYTMRMNEIPASSGYGEPITKFFKLDDQVKIVGAETTDPRFVPEETKPESKQDPAGPYLLSVTSAGYTLRTPFAPFRQASTKAGRRYVRLEEKDKVVMARVLRDEESIFLASANGHVIHFEINQINILSGAGKGVMGIKLADGDTCIGGALVGNRHDALTVETSGGITKEFRRGANPIVSRGGKGVEVVKRATLVKINPPPIDLVDWEVIGEPGDVKSKSGKNGQGKLFD